The following are encoded in a window of Echeneis naucrates chromosome 19, fEcheNa1.1, whole genome shotgun sequence genomic DNA:
- the trub1 gene encoding pseudouridylate synthase TRUB1 isoform X2: MAGNVGASVAPITNSLSKLQSLNGLFAIYKKQGPTSADVLNKLKETLLKAGAKNPNPRKRKKQSLKMGHGGTLDSAASGVLVVGVGNGTKMLSNMLTGSKKYVAVGELGKATDTLDATGSVILEKDFEHVTRQDIEEKLKSFTGDIMQVPPLYSALKKDGQRLSVLLKKGHSVEAKPARSVTVYNLTLQEFRPPHFILDIECGGGFYVRSLVDDLGKALSSCAHVKKLVRTKQGQFTLEEHALHEEQWTLDHILHSLQTCSESNSVQIARNPTAE, translated from the exons ATGGCTGGGAACGTCGGTGCCTCTGTGGCGCCAATAACGAATTCTCTGTCTAAACTGCAGTCACTGAATGGGCTGTTCGCGATTTACAAAAAACAAGGACCTACATCAGCAGACGTGTTAAACAAGCTAAAAGAAACTTTACTCAAGG ctGGTGCAAAGAACCCAAACCCAcgaaagagaaagaagcagtCTCTGAAAATGGGGCATGGAGGCACCCTGGATAGTGCTGCCAGTGGGGTGCTAG TTGTTGGAGTTGGGAATGGAACAAAAATGCTCAGTAACATGTTAACTGGCTCAAAG aaatatgttGCCGTTGGGGAGCTGGGAAAAGCAACAGACACACTTGATGCTACTGGCAGTGTGATTCTCGAGAAAGATTTTG AACATGTAACCAGGCAGGACATTGAGGAGAAGTTGAAATCTTTCACTGGTGACATCATGCAAGTTCCTCCCCT CTATTCTGCTCTGAAAAAAGATGGCCAGCGTCTGTCCGTCCTGCTGAAGAAAGGTCACAGTGTTGAGGCCAAACCTGCCAGATCCGTCACCGTGTACAACCTGACTCTACAGGAGTTCAGACCTCCTCACTTCATTCTGG ACATTGAGTGTGGTGGTGGATTCTATGTCAGGAGTTTGGTGGATGACCTGGGAAAAG ctctgtCATCATGTGCTCATGTGAAGAAGCTGGTCCGTACCAAACAGGGCCAGTTCACGCTTGAAGAGCATGCCTTACATGAGGAGCAGTGGACACTAGATCATATCCTGCACTCCCTGCAGACTTGCTCAGAGTCCAATAGTGTGCAGATTGCTAGAAACCCCACAGCAGAATGA
- the trub1 gene encoding pseudouridylate synthase TRUB1 isoform X1 yields the protein MAGNVGASVAPITNSLSKLQSLNGLFAIYKKQGPTSADVLNKLKETLLKEAGAKNPNPRKRKKQSLKMGHGGTLDSAASGVLVVGVGNGTKMLSNMLTGSKKYVAVGELGKATDTLDATGSVILEKDFEHVTRQDIEEKLKSFTGDIMQVPPLYSALKKDGQRLSVLLKKGHSVEAKPARSVTVYNLTLQEFRPPHFILDIECGGGFYVRSLVDDLGKALSSCAHVKKLVRTKQGQFTLEEHALHEEQWTLDHILHSLQTCSESNSVQIARNPTAE from the exons ATGGCTGGGAACGTCGGTGCCTCTGTGGCGCCAATAACGAATTCTCTGTCTAAACTGCAGTCACTGAATGGGCTGTTCGCGATTTACAAAAAACAAGGACCTACATCAGCAGACGTGTTAAACAAGCTAAAAGAAACTTTACTCAAGG aagctGGTGCAAAGAACCCAAACCCAcgaaagagaaagaagcagtCTCTGAAAATGGGGCATGGAGGCACCCTGGATAGTGCTGCCAGTGGGGTGCTAG TTGTTGGAGTTGGGAATGGAACAAAAATGCTCAGTAACATGTTAACTGGCTCAAAG aaatatgttGCCGTTGGGGAGCTGGGAAAAGCAACAGACACACTTGATGCTACTGGCAGTGTGATTCTCGAGAAAGATTTTG AACATGTAACCAGGCAGGACATTGAGGAGAAGTTGAAATCTTTCACTGGTGACATCATGCAAGTTCCTCCCCT CTATTCTGCTCTGAAAAAAGATGGCCAGCGTCTGTCCGTCCTGCTGAAGAAAGGTCACAGTGTTGAGGCCAAACCTGCCAGATCCGTCACCGTGTACAACCTGACTCTACAGGAGTTCAGACCTCCTCACTTCATTCTGG ACATTGAGTGTGGTGGTGGATTCTATGTCAGGAGTTTGGTGGATGACCTGGGAAAAG ctctgtCATCATGTGCTCATGTGAAGAAGCTGGTCCGTACCAAACAGGGCCAGTTCACGCTTGAAGAGCATGCCTTACATGAGGAGCAGTGGACACTAGATCATATCCTGCACTCCCTGCAGACTTGCTCAGAGTCCAATAGTGTGCAGATTGCTAGAAACCCCACAGCAGAATGA